A genome region from Jeongeupia sp. HS-3 includes the following:
- a CDS encoding AAA family ATPase: MTRRIAIVGPESSGKTTLAHDLATALACPWVHEYVRDWFAGRESTAYTLADIVEIAAGQRALENRIAQGRRQIVCDTNALVCKIWAEVAYGHCPAEIEALWQPGDYALHLLVYPDVPWQPDPLREHPNDRGMLFDRYRAALDASGAPYLVMRGSHDARIAGALAAIAAQG; the protein is encoded by the coding sequence ATGACCCGGCGCATCGCCATCGTCGGCCCCGAATCCAGCGGCAAGACCACGCTGGCGCACGATCTGGCCACGGCGCTGGCTTGCCCGTGGGTGCACGAATATGTGCGCGACTGGTTCGCCGGGCGCGAAAGCACCGCCTACACGCTGGCCGACATCGTCGAGATTGCCGCAGGCCAGCGCGCGCTGGAAAACCGTATCGCCCAGGGTCGGCGGCAGATCGTCTGCGACACCAATGCACTGGTGTGCAAGATCTGGGCCGAGGTCGCCTACGGCCATTGCCCAGCGGAAATCGAAGCACTGTGGCAGCCCGGCGATTACGCGCTGCACCTGCTGGTTTACCCGGATGTACCATGGCAGCCCGATCCGCTGCGCGAACACCCGAACGATCGCGGCATGTTGTTCGATCGCTATCGCGCCGCGCTCGACGCCAGCGGTGCGCCTTATCTAGTGATGCGCGGCAGCCACGATGCGCGCATTGCCGGCGCGCTGGCGGCCATCGCAGCACAGGGCTGA
- a CDS encoding YeeE/YedE family protein, with product MLNLTALLAGLLFGLGLIVSGMANPAKVTGFLDLAGRWDPSLALVMAGAIGVGLAGFGIARRRATSYLGEVMQLPASSVIDRKLIVGGLLFGIGWGLAGICPGPALVALSAGAPQAMVFVIAMLAGMGLHRWFANRA from the coding sequence ATGCTGAACCTGACTGCTTTGCTGGCCGGGCTGCTGTTCGGCCTCGGGCTGATCGTGTCGGGCATGGCCAATCCGGCCAAGGTCACCGGTTTTCTCGATCTGGCCGGCCGCTGGGATCCGTCACTGGCGCTGGTGATGGCCGGGGCGATCGGCGTCGGACTGGCCGGCTTCGGCATCGCCAGACGCCGCGCGACATCGTATCTGGGCGAGGTCATGCAGTTGCCGGCATCGAGCGTCATCGATCGCAAACTGATCGTTGGCGGGCTGCTGTTCGGCATCGGCTGGGGGCTGGCCGGCATCTGCCCGGGGCCGGCGCTGGTGGCGCTGAGCGCCGGTGCGCCGCAGGCTATGGTGTTCGTGATCGCGATGCTGGCCGGGATGGGCTTGCACCGGTGGTTTGCGAATCGCGCCTAG
- a CDS encoding MBL fold metallo-hydrolase, producing the protein MSNSPQIESFHDPATGTVSHIVYDMAGGHAAIVDPVLDYAANAARTDTHSAQRLIDFIASRRLTLAWILETHTHADHLSAAAWLRDRLGGRIAIGAHIGTVQRTFATLFNLGDAFPVDGRQFDHLFADGDTFRIGELVAEVLFVPGHTPADIAYRIGDVVFVGDTLFMPDIGTARCDFPGGDAATLYDSIQRLLALPAQTRLFMCHDYPPPGRPPVWISTVAEQKAGNIHIHDGIDREAFVALRQSRDATLDVPALMLPATQLNICAGALPEPEADGGRYLKIPLDRL; encoded by the coding sequence ATGAGCAACAGCCCGCAAATCGAGAGCTTCCACGATCCGGCCACCGGCACCGTCAGCCACATCGTTTACGACATGGCCGGCGGGCACGCCGCGATCGTCGATCCGGTGCTCGATTACGCCGCCAACGCAGCCCGCACCGATACGCACTCGGCGCAGCGGCTCATCGATTTCATCGCCTCGCGGCGGCTCACGCTGGCGTGGATACTCGAAACCCACACGCACGCCGATCACCTGTCGGCGGCGGCGTGGCTGCGCGACCGGCTTGGCGGGCGCATCGCCATCGGCGCGCACATCGGCACGGTGCAGCGCACCTTCGCCACGCTGTTCAATCTGGGCGACGCCTTCCCGGTCGACGGTCGTCAGTTCGATCACCTGTTTGCCGATGGCGACACCTTCCGGATCGGCGAACTTGTCGCCGAGGTGCTGTTCGTCCCCGGTCATACCCCGGCCGACATCGCCTACCGGATCGGCGATGTGGTCTTTGTCGGCGACACGCTGTTCATGCCCGACATCGGCACGGCGCGCTGCGATTTTCCCGGCGGCGACGCCGCCACGCTGTATGACTCGATCCAGCGGCTGCTGGCGCTGCCGGCGCAAACGCGGCTGTTCATGTGCCACGACTATCCGCCGCCGGGCCGCCCGCCGGTGTGGATCAGCACCGTGGCAGAACAGAAGGCCGGCAACATTCATATCCACGACGGCATCGACCGCGAGGCCTTCGTCGCGCTGCGGCAAAGCCGCGACGCGACGCTGGATGTGCCCGCGCTGATGCTGCCGGCAACCCAGCTCAATATCTGCGCCGGCGCGCTGCCCGAGCCCGAGGCCGACGGCGGCCGCTATCTGAAAATTCCGCTCGACCGCTTATGA
- a CDS encoding ATP-binding protein — MTRKSYFQFDSLVQADSWELFSLAVVDAALTAFGATRTFLVLQEGGEPRVHAQAVAGQRALSFAEPQLPDSFFGLPVDELVWQMQEPALSVGPIDYQASEIWDDGAGQHRQRLLLPLISQGRLAGLLYVEFTEPTTVKEQVKSVSFRRECEALAALVAERWAVTIEGQHHSLDEMTGKLQASLARAEDYRGLLQRLHQVTLQMAEAPDLDALYCRAVTLALSELDIDRMAIFEADDERNEMRGTYGTDNNGELTNESWFISTLPQHMMLDESRRRPGEVIVNEDAALYYDKVVVGRGWNAMIGLWIDDKMIGWIAADNFLRRRPLQPYQREVLKLFASIVAQFIGNKRVEAEMLALNARLSQQTQELASARDEAEAASHAKSAFLATISHEIRTPLNGMLGFLQLLSDTPLTLDQRDFVDTIAQSGDTLMSLINDLLDYSKIESGKFSLESRPFDVRAVAAEACTMLGARAAEKRLDLRLDIQNVTVPGYLGDAVRFKQVLVNLVGNAIKFTDRGQVGVQLSTDATGALRVAVTDTGQGIAIDKQASLFQRFYQAESGSTRRYGGTGLGLAISKLLVELMGGEIGVHTVPGAGSSFWFILPASATTQIAGWGASWQPAGAETAFLAGRRFAWLGQSVYRDHVVAYLSECGVEWCDLHSAQLVIADESCSGDIPADKHRLLLCWAAGIVARPGERRLKKPLIGYAVLIRQLYGLLVHPLVFEARPASVQPEPLPLRHILLAEDSPVNQRVIEVFLNRLGYEVAIATNGAEALKLADSQAFDLVLMDWQMPVMDGLEATRRLRADPRSRDWPIVALTANANHDSELMCREAGMNAFLPKPVDLARLQATLRELLGKAEPAAWPALSS, encoded by the coding sequence ATGACCAGAAAATCATACTTCCAGTTTGACTCACTCGTTCAGGCCGACAGTTGGGAGTTGTTCTCCCTGGCCGTGGTCGACGCCGCGCTCACCGCCTTCGGCGCCACGCGCACCTTTCTTGTTTTACAGGAAGGCGGCGAGCCGCGCGTTCATGCCCAGGCGGTCGCAGGCCAGCGGGCACTGTCGTTTGCCGAACCACAGTTGCCCGACAGTTTCTTTGGTCTGCCGGTGGATGAATTGGTGTGGCAGATGCAGGAACCGGCGCTGTCGGTCGGGCCGATCGACTATCAGGCGAGCGAAATCTGGGACGACGGTGCCGGCCAGCATCGCCAGCGCCTGTTGTTGCCGCTGATCTCCCAGGGCCGTCTGGCCGGCTTGCTTTATGTTGAGTTTACCGAACCCACCACGGTCAAAGAGCAGGTCAAGAGTGTGTCGTTCCGGCGCGAATGCGAGGCGCTGGCGGCCTTGGTGGCCGAACGCTGGGCGGTGACGATTGAGGGCCAGCATCATTCGCTTGATGAAATGACCGGCAAGCTGCAGGCCAGCCTTGCCCGCGCCGAAGATTACCGCGGCCTGCTGCAAAGACTGCATCAGGTGACTTTGCAAATGGCCGAAGCACCGGATCTGGATGCGCTGTATTGCCGTGCCGTGACGCTGGCGTTGTCCGAGCTGGATATCGACCGGATGGCGATTTTCGAAGCCGATGACGAGCGCAACGAAATGCGCGGCACCTATGGCACCGACAACAATGGCGAGCTGACCAACGAGAGCTGGTTTATCAGCACTTTGCCGCAACACATGATGCTCGACGAGAGCCGCCGCCGGCCGGGCGAGGTGATCGTCAACGAGGATGCGGCGCTGTATTACGACAAGGTCGTCGTTGGCCGTGGCTGGAACGCGATGATCGGCCTGTGGATCGACGACAAGATGATCGGCTGGATCGCCGCCGACAACTTCCTGCGCCGCCGGCCGTTGCAGCCTTATCAGCGCGAAGTGCTCAAATTGTTCGCGTCCATCGTCGCCCAGTTCATCGGCAACAAGCGGGTCGAGGCCGAAATGCTGGCGTTGAACGCGCGGCTGTCGCAGCAGACCCAGGAGCTCGCCAGTGCGCGCGACGAGGCCGAGGCGGCCAGTCATGCCAAGAGCGCCTTCCTGGCGACGATCAGCCATGAAATCCGTACGCCGCTGAACGGCATGCTGGGTTTTCTGCAATTGCTGAGCGACACGCCGCTGACGCTGGATCAGCGCGATTTCGTCGATACCATCGCCCAGTCGGGCGATACCCTGATGTCGCTGATCAACGATCTGCTCGATTACTCGAAGATCGAATCGGGCAAGTTCAGCCTGGAATCGCGGCCCTTCGACGTGCGCGCCGTCGCCGCCGAGGCGTGCACCATGCTCGGCGCACGTGCGGCGGAAAAGCGGCTGGATCTGCGGCTGGATATTCAGAATGTCACCGTGCCCGGCTATCTGGGCGACGCGGTGCGCTTCAAGCAGGTCCTGGTCAATCTGGTCGGCAATGCGATCAAATTCACCGATCGCGGCCAGGTCGGCGTGCAGTTGTCGACCGATGCCACCGGGGCGCTGCGGGTGGCCGTGACCGATACCGGGCAGGGCATCGCGATCGACAAACAGGCATCGTTGTTCCAGCGCTTCTACCAGGCCGAATCGGGCTCGACCCGGCGCTATGGCGGCACCGGGCTGGGGCTGGCGATCAGCAAACTACTGGTTGAACTGATGGGGGGTGAAATCGGTGTGCATACGGTGCCCGGCGCCGGTTCGTCGTTCTGGTTCATATTGCCGGCGAGCGCCACGACACAGATCGCCGGCTGGGGTGCCAGCTGGCAGCCGGCCGGTGCTGAAACCGCGTTTCTGGCCGGACGGCGCTTCGCCTGGCTGGGACAAAGCGTCTACCGCGACCACGTGGTGGCGTATTTGAGCGAATGCGGCGTCGAATGGTGCGATCTGCATTCGGCGCAGCTGGTGATCGCCGACGAAAGCTGCAGCGGTGACATTCCGGCTGACAAGCACCGGCTGCTGCTCTGTTGGGCGGCCGGCATCGTCGCCCGCCCCGGCGAGCGCCGGCTGAAAAAACCGCTGATCGGCTATGCGGTCCTGATCCGCCAGCTGTACGGGCTGCTGGTGCATCCGCTGGTGTTCGAAGCGCGCCCGGCCAGTGTGCAACCGGAGCCGCTGCCGCTGCGGCACATCCTGCTTGCCGAGGATAGCCCGGTGAATCAACGGGTGATCGAGGTCTTCCTGAACCGGCTCGGCTACGAAGTCGCCATCGCCACGAACGGGGCCGAGGCGCTCAAGCTGGCGGACAGCCAGGCTTTCGATCTGGTGTTGATGGATTGGCAGATGCCGGTGATGGACGGCCTTGAAGCGACCCGCCGCCTGCGCGCCGATCCGCGCAGCCGCGATTGGCCCATCGTCGCGCTCACCGCCAATGCCAACCACGACAGCGAACTGATGTGCCGCGAGGCCGGGATGAATGCCTTCCTGCCCAAGCCGGTCGATCTGGCCCGGCTGCAGGCGACCTTGCGCGAGCTGCTCGGCAAGGCCGAACCGGCCGCTTGGCCTGCCTTGTCCAGTTGA
- the udp gene encoding uridine phosphorylase: MPQSEVFHLGLARADLGGAALAIVPGDPARSQRIAALMSRPVHLASQREFVSWRGELDGKAVIVCSTGIGGPSTSIVVEELAQLGIRSFLRVGTTGAIQPHIAVGDVLVTTASVRLDGASYHYAPAAYPAVADFDCTTALVAAARAAGARLHVGITASSDTFYPGQERYDTYSGRVNREWAGAMAEWQALQVMNYDMESATLLTMCAALGLKAGMIAGVIVNRTQQEKPDAEAMKRAEHTAVNIVVDAARRLLA, from the coding sequence ATGCCGCAATCTGAAGTCTTCCACCTCGGCCTCGCCAGGGCCGACTTGGGTGGCGCGGCGCTCGCCATCGTCCCCGGCGATCCGGCGCGCAGCCAGCGCATCGCCGCGCTGATGAGCAGACCGGTACATCTGGCCAGCCAGCGGGAGTTCGTTTCGTGGCGTGGCGAGCTCGACGGCAAGGCGGTGATCGTCTGCTCGACCGGCATCGGCGGGCCGTCGACGTCTATCGTCGTCGAAGAACTCGCCCAGCTCGGTATCCGCAGCTTTCTGCGCGTCGGCACCACCGGCGCGATCCAGCCCCACATCGCCGTCGGCGACGTGTTGGTGACGACCGCATCGGTGCGGCTCGACGGTGCCAGTTACCACTACGCGCCGGCCGCCTATCCGGCGGTCGCCGATTTCGACTGCACCACCGCGCTGGTCGCCGCCGCCAGGGCTGCCGGTGCGCGCTTGCACGTCGGCATCACCGCGTCGTCGGATACCTTCTATCCGGGGCAGGAACGCTACGATACTTATTCGGGCCGGGTGAACCGCGAATGGGCCGGGGCTATGGCCGAATGGCAGGCGCTACAGGTGATGAATTACGACATGGAATCGGCGACGCTGCTGACGATGTGCGCGGCGCTCGGCCTCAAGGCCGGGATGATCGCCGGCGTGATCGTCAACCGCACGCAACAGGAAAAACCCGACGCCGAGGCGATGAAACGCGCCGAGCACACGGCGGTGAACATCGTCGTCGATGCCGCGCGGCGTTTGCTCGCCTAG
- a CDS encoding helix-turn-helix transcriptional regulator, whose protein sequence is MDDSPPELERMRAAASAAVDLLKTLANQDRLLLLCQMSQGERNVGQLEADLGIHQPTLSQQLGVLRRAGLVATRKDGKQVFYSLANDAAIAVIGTLYQQFCGNEEALS, encoded by the coding sequence GTGGACGACTCTCCGCCCGAACTTGAACGGATGCGCGCCGCCGCCAGCGCCGCCGTGGATCTGCTGAAAACGCTGGCCAATCAGGACCGCTTGCTGCTGCTGTGCCAGATGTCGCAGGGCGAGCGCAATGTCGGCCAGCTTGAAGCCGATCTCGGCATCCACCAGCCGACCTTGTCGCAACAACTTGGCGTGTTGCGTCGCGCCGGTCTGGTGGCGACGCGCAAGGACGGCAAACAGGTGTTTTACAGCCTGGCCAATGACGCGGCGATCGCAGTGATCGGCACGCTATACCAGCAGTTTTGCGGCAACGAGGAGGCACTATCATGA
- the rlmD gene encoding 23S rRNA (uracil(1939)-C(5))-methyltransferase RlmD produces the protein MTPPTARIESLDHEGHGVAHVDGKTLFIDGALPFETVGYQSYRKKPSFENAQALEIHNESFMRTTPKCPHFGVCGGCSIQHMEFGAQVAAKQRILEDNLARIGKVDFETSLPAIYGTAWGYRHRARLSVRHVAKKGGVLVGFHEKRSRYVADMTECHVLVPHVAKQLPALRELVAKLSIITQMPQIEVAAGENVTVLVFRNMADITVEDEAHFKAYADEWKVQIWLQPKGPDTAFPLYPKDAPQLNYTLPEFGIEMPFKPTEFTQVNHAVNRVMVERAINLLDPQPGETIADMFCGLGNFTLPIARRGAKVLGMEGSKQLVERAFEGARHNQLEHMTDFAMANLFEMTEEWLDQLGRFDKMLIDPPRDGAIALVKAISPEHGPQRIVYVSCSPSTLARDADILVNIKGYTLKAAGVINMFPHTAHVESIAWFEKTGPGLSREEVAAMDAAEAALKEAVKAEQKAAAALAKAKREEKEAQLAEARAAKLIEKEARRAHYLANRAAQEAAEKDETGE, from the coding sequence ATGACGCCCCCTACCGCCCGCATCGAATCGCTCGACCACGAAGGCCACGGCGTCGCGCACGTCGATGGCAAGACCCTATTCATCGACGGCGCACTGCCGTTCGAGACGGTCGGCTATCAGAGCTACCGCAAGAAGCCCAGCTTCGAGAACGCGCAGGCGCTCGAGATCCACAACGAAAGCTTCATGCGCACCACGCCCAAGTGCCCGCACTTCGGTGTCTGCGGCGGCTGCTCGATCCAGCACATGGAGTTCGGCGCGCAGGTCGCGGCCAAGCAACGCATCCTCGAAGACAATCTGGCGCGCATCGGCAAGGTCGATTTCGAGACCAGCCTGCCGGCGATCTACGGCACCGCCTGGGGCTATCGCCACCGCGCACGCTTGTCGGTTCGCCATGTCGCCAAAAAAGGTGGTGTGCTGGTCGGTTTCCACGAGAAGCGTTCGCGTTATGTCGCCGACATGACCGAATGCCATGTGCTGGTGCCGCATGTGGCCAAACAGCTGCCGGCGCTGCGCGAACTGGTTGCCAAGCTGTCCATCATCACCCAGATGCCGCAGATCGAAGTCGCCGCCGGCGAGAACGTCACCGTGCTGGTGTTCCGCAATATGGCCGATATCACGGTTGAGGATGAAGCCCACTTCAAGGCCTATGCCGATGAATGGAAGGTGCAGATCTGGCTGCAGCCCAAAGGCCCGGACACCGCCTTCCCGCTGTACCCGAAGGACGCGCCGCAGCTCAACTACACGCTGCCCGAGTTCGGTATCGAAATGCCGTTCAAGCCGACCGAATTCACCCAGGTCAACCACGCGGTCAACCGGGTGATGGTCGAGCGCGCGATCAATCTGCTTGATCCGCAGCCGGGTGAAACCATCGCCGACATGTTCTGCGGCCTGGGCAACTTCACCCTGCCGATCGCCCGTCGCGGCGCCAAGGTGCTCGGCATGGAAGGCAGCAAGCAGCTGGTCGAGCGTGCATTTGAAGGCGCGCGCCACAACCAGCTTGAACACATGACCGACTTCGCCATGGCCAATCTGTTCGAGATGACCGAGGAATGGCTGGACCAGCTGGGCCGCTTCGACAAGATGCTGATCGACCCGCCACGCGATGGCGCGATCGCGCTGGTGAAGGCGATTTCGCCCGAACACGGCCCGCAGCGGATTGTGTATGTCTCCTGTAGCCCGTCGACCCTGGCGCGCGATGCCGACATCCTCGTCAACATCAAGGGCTATACGCTCAAGGCCGCCGGCGTGATCAATATGTTCCCGCACACGGCGCACGTTGAATCGATCGCCTGGTTCGAGAAAACCGGCCCCGGTTTGAGCCGCGAGGAAGTCGCCGCGATGGACGCCGCCGAAGCGGCGCTCAAGGAAGCGGTCAAGGCCGAACAAAAAGCCGCCGCAGCGCTCGCCAAGGCCAAACGCGAGGAAAAAGAAGCACAACTGGCCGAAGCCCGCGCCGCCAAGCTGATCGAGAAGGAAGCGCGTCGCGCTCACTATCTGGCCAACCGTGCCGCGCAGGAAGCCGCAGAGAAAGACGAAACCGGCGAATAA
- a CDS encoding YeeE/YedE family protein translates to MTIDWSAFTPWSALIGGALIGVAASVLILANGRVAGISGIVAGVMRPQRGETAWRVAFVAGLLLAPWLYRSVTALPRLQFDAGWGTLVVAGLLVGFGTRLGSGCTSGHGVCGLSRLSLRSLAATLAFMAAGFATVFVVRHVIGG, encoded by the coding sequence ATGACCATAGACTGGAGTGCATTTACCCCATGGAGCGCGCTGATCGGTGGCGCGCTGATCGGCGTGGCCGCGAGCGTGCTGATCCTTGCCAATGGCCGCGTCGCCGGCATCAGCGGCATTGTTGCCGGGGTGATGCGGCCGCAGCGTGGTGAAACGGCGTGGCGCGTGGCCTTTGTTGCCGGGCTGCTACTGGCGCCGTGGCTGTACCGCAGCGTGACCGCCTTGCCGCGACTGCAATTCGATGCCGGCTGGGGCACGCTGGTGGTCGCCGGCTTGCTGGTCGGCTTCGGCACGCGGCTCGGCTCGGGTTGCACCAGTGGTCACGGCGTGTGCGGCCTGTCGCGGCTGTCACTGCGCTCGCTCGCGGCAACGCTGGCCTTCATGGCGGCGGGTTTTGCCACCGTGTTTGTCGTCCGTCATGTGATCGGGGGCTGA
- the pnuC gene encoding nicotinamide riboside transporter PnuC, with the protein MSSLEIIGFIATLAGITLATRGHVLTWPLQLCASLLYVWLFLDAQLFGESALQLVYAALAIYGWWHWHRKSPQAPALPISRLGRREAIALNGAALAATAAVSTMQVHFLPTDVPVLDSTVFVFGLLAQWLQARKKIENWLYWIVLDLIAAGIYWHKDLQLTALLYLILTALAASGWWQWRKAAR; encoded by the coding sequence ATGAGTTCACTCGAAATCATCGGTTTTATCGCCACGCTCGCCGGCATCACGCTGGCGACACGCGGCCATGTGCTGACCTGGCCGCTGCAGCTCTGCGCCAGCCTGCTGTACGTGTGGCTGTTCTTGGACGCGCAACTGTTCGGCGAAAGCGCGCTGCAACTCGTCTACGCCGCACTGGCGATCTACGGCTGGTGGCACTGGCACCGCAAGAGCCCGCAAGCGCCAGCACTACCGATATCGCGGCTGGGACGGCGCGAGGCCATAGCGCTCAACGGCGCCGCCCTTGCCGCGACCGCTGCCGTGTCGACGATGCAGGTGCACTTCCTGCCGACCGACGTGCCGGTGCTCGATTCGACCGTGTTCGTGTTCGGCCTCTTGGCGCAATGGCTGCAGGCGCGGAAGAAGATCGAGAACTGGCTGTACTGGATCGTGCTCGACCTGATCGCAGCCGGCATCTACTGGCACAAGGATCTGCAGCTGACCGCACTGCTCTATCTGATCCTCACCGCGCTGGCCGCCAGCGGCTGGTGGCAATGGCGCAAGGCGGCACGATGA
- a CDS encoding zinc-finger domain-containing protein, with product MALKENTQRDIEVTAHDLPLHCPMPDMLAWNSHPRVFIDLTQTGEGLCPYCGTHYRLKAGEVIKSH from the coding sequence ATGGCACTGAAAGAAAATACCCAACGCGACATCGAAGTCACCGCTCACGATCTGCCGCTGCATTGCCCGATGCCGGACATGCTGGCGTGGAACTCGCACCCGCGCGTGTTCATCGATCTGACCCAGACCGGTGAAGGACTGTGTCCGTACTGCGGCACCCACTATCGCCTGAAGGCAGGCGAAGTCATCAAATCTCATTGA
- a CDS encoding cupin domain-containing protein has product MSVIDTGSAEHYRWGGVCDGWHLVKQPGLSVIEERVPPGGSETRHAHARARQFFYVLAGELAIEVDGITHRVAAGQGLEIAPAHAHQLANSGGTDARFLVVSQPASHNDRLPAPLNMSC; this is encoded by the coding sequence ATGAGCGTGATTGATACGGGCAGCGCCGAACACTACCGCTGGGGTGGCGTATGCGACGGCTGGCATCTGGTGAAACAGCCGGGGCTGTCGGTCATCGAAGAGCGCGTGCCGCCGGGCGGCAGCGAAACCCGCCATGCCCACGCCAGAGCGCGGCAGTTTTTCTATGTGCTGGCCGGCGAGTTGGCGATCGAGGTCGACGGTATCACCCACCGCGTTGCCGCCGGCCAGGGGCTGGAAATCGCCCCGGCGCATGCGCATCAGCTCGCCAATTCAGGGGGCACCGACGCGCGCTTTCTTGTGGTCTCGCAACCGGCCTCGCACAATGACCGCTTGCCCGCCCCGCTCAACATGAGTTGTTAA
- a CDS encoding branched-chain amino acid transaminase — protein MSMADRDGVIWYDGKLVPWREATTHVLTHTLHYGMGVFEGVRAYETDKGAAIFRLQDHTDRLFNSAKILGMALPFSKEEINEAQLAVVRENKLASCYLRPMAFYGPEKLGIAPPANNVQVIVGAWPWGAYLGVEGMEKGIRVKTSSFTRHHVNITMCKAKANGNYMNSILANTDAVRDGYDEALLLDVDGYVAEGSGENVFVVRKGKLYTPDLTSCLDGITRNTVFEIATEMGLQVIEKRITRDEVYIADEAFFTGTAAEVTPIRELDNRPIGEGSRGAITAEIQKRYFDIVQGRDAKRADWLTLA, from the coding sequence ATGTCGATGGCCGACCGCGATGGCGTCATCTGGTACGACGGCAAACTCGTCCCGTGGCGCGAAGCGACCACGCATGTACTGACCCACACGCTGCACTACGGCATGGGCGTATTCGAAGGCGTGCGCGCCTACGAGACCGACAAGGGCGCGGCAATTTTCCGCCTGCAGGACCACACCGATCGCCTGTTCAATTCGGCCAAGATCCTCGGCATGGCGCTGCCGTTCTCGAAAGAAGAGATCAACGAAGCCCAGCTGGCCGTGGTGCGCGAGAACAAGCTGGCGTCGTGTTATCTGCGGCCGATGGCGTTCTACGGCCCGGAAAAGCTCGGCATCGCGCCACCGGCGAACAATGTGCAGGTGATTGTCGGCGCATGGCCCTGGGGCGCGTATCTGGGCGTCGAAGGCATGGAAAAAGGCATTCGCGTCAAGACGTCGAGCTTCACCCGCCATCACGTCAACATCACGATGTGCAAGGCCAAGGCCAACGGCAATTACATGAACTCGATCCTCGCCAACACCGATGCGGTGCGCGACGGCTATGACGAAGCGCTGCTGCTCGACGTCGACGGTTATGTGGCCGAAGGCTCCGGGGAAAACGTGTTCGTCGTTCGCAAGGGCAAGCTGTACACGCCGGACCTGACCTCGTGCCTCGACGGTATCACCCGCAACACGGTGTTCGAGATCGCCACCGAGATGGGCCTGCAAGTGATCGAAAAACGCATCACCCGCGACGAAGTCTATATCGCCGACGAAGCCTTCTTCACCGGCACCGCCGCCGAAGTCACGCCGATCCGCGAGCTGGACAACCGCCCGATTGGCGAAGGCAGCCGCGGTGCGATCACCGCTGAAATCCAGAAGCGCTACTTCGACATCGTGCAAGGCCGTGACGCCAAGCGCGCCGACTGGCTCACGCTGGCTTGA
- a CDS encoding cytidine deaminase codes for MNQQQLLAEARAARLKAYAPYSRFLVGAALLTTDGRVFHGCNVENAAYGLCNCAERTALFAAVAAGYRPGDFAMLAVVGDTDGPIAPCGACRQVMIELGTPALEVVLTNLNGDVEVTSAGALLPGAFYLAPNGGADAAI; via the coding sequence ATGAACCAGCAACAACTGCTAGCCGAAGCCAGGGCCGCAAGGCTGAAGGCCTATGCGCCGTATTCGCGCTTTCTGGTCGGCGCCGCACTGCTGACCACCGACGGCCGGGTGTTCCACGGCTGCAATGTCGAAAACGCAGCCTACGGGTTGTGCAACTGCGCCGAACGCACCGCACTGTTTGCCGCCGTCGCCGCCGGATATCGCCCCGGTGATTTCGCCATGCTCGCCGTCGTCGGCGATACCGACGGGCCGATCGCACCGTGCGGCGCCTGCCGGCAGGTGATGATCGAACTCGGCACGCCGGCGCTCGAGGTCGTGCTGACCAATCTCAACGGTGACGTTGAAGTCACCAGCGCCGGTGCGCTGCTGCCCGGCGCGTTCTACCTCGCCCCCAACGGAGGCGCCGATGCCGCAATCTGA